The following is a genomic window from Bacteroidales bacterium.
TTTAACCTTCTCTGTAATAACATTCGGATCGGTGGTATACCGAAGTTCTACGTAATCGGGATCAAGCGGACCAAAATGAACGTGAGCATCATTAAAACCGGGGAGCACAAGCTTTCCCTGTGCATCAATTACTTTAGTTGTCCCGTCCAGAATATGTTTTGAAATTTGTGCTGTGGTCCCAACAGCAATTATTGTCTCTCCTTTTATGGCAATTGCTTCAGAAGAAGGATTCTCTTTATCAATTGTGAGAACCTTTCCGTTTATAATCACCAGGTCGGCCTTCTCAGGTTGCGAACAGGCACTTATTGATATCATGGTTATTGCTGATAATGTGACTATTATATTATTCATTACAAGGTTATTTATTTGAGGAAATATATGAATTTTTTTGTTTAAAATATATTTCTTAGTGAACCTTGGTGCCTTGGTGTCTTGGTGGCACTTATTTTCGCCACTAAGGCTCTAAGGCACAAAGAAACACCAAGAAATTTAACATCACCTTAAGATTTTTGTTCGATTTTTATGATATTCACAACATCAAAACAGGTATTTTCGCAGAAACTTTCCGGAAATGAATATTGCGTTGATTGGTTATGGAAGAATGGGGCATGAAATTGAAGCAATTGCCCTAAAAAGAGGTCATGTGGTTAAACTGATTATTGATCAGGATAATGCCGGTGACCTTAATTCAGAAAATTTAAAGGGAATTGATGCGGCAATCGAGTTCTCATCGCCAGAAGCAGCGTTTGAAAATGTGATTAAATGTATTGAGAACAGGGTGCCCGTTGTCTCGGGAACTACAGCATGGCTGGCTAAATATGATGAAGCAGTAGCAGCATGCAGGAAATTTAATACTTCTTTTATCCACTCATCAAATTTCAGCATAGGAGTGAATCTGCTTTTCAGACTGAATAAGGAGCTGGCCAGGCAGATGGATCTTTACTCTGACTATTCTGTTTCGATAGAAGAGATCCATCATACAAAGAAGCTTGATGCACCAAGTGGTACAGCAATAACCCTTTCCGACGGCATAAAGGATAATCATAAGGGATACTACGGATGGTGTCATGATAAGGAAAACAAGGAATCAATGATCCCAGTTACCTCAGTCCGGGAAGGCCTGGTACCCGGTACGCATACAGTTACCTGGGATTCGGAGATTGATACGATAAGTCTCAGACATGAAGCCAAAAACAGGAAAGGTTTCGCTCTGGGAGCTGTGGTGGCAGCTGAATATATTCATTCGAGACATGGAGTATTCACAATGGAAGATGTAATGGGATTCTGATAATTATTTCTACTTTTACCGATCTTTAAAAAAAGTGTCATGAAT
Proteins encoded in this region:
- the dapB gene encoding 4-hydroxy-tetrahydrodipicolinate reductase, with amino-acid sequence MNIALIGYGRMGHEIEAIALKRGHVVKLIIDQDNAGDLNSENLKGIDAAIEFSSPEAAFENVIKCIENRVPVVSGTTAWLAKYDEAVAACRKFNTSFIHSSNFSIGVNLLFRLNKELARQMDLYSDYSVSIEEIHHTKKLDAPSGTAITLSDGIKDNHKGYYGWCHDKENKESMIPVTSVREGLVPGTHTVTWDSEIDTISLRHEAKNRKGFALGAVVAAEYIHSRHGVFTMEDVMGF